From Antechinus flavipes isolate AdamAnt ecotype Samford, QLD, Australia chromosome 1, AdamAnt_v2, whole genome shotgun sequence:
GGCTAAATCAATCCACATCAATCAAGTGAAAAAGAGGCTGAATCAATTAACATCAAATATTAAACAGTTACCACATGGTAGATATCAtgttaaacactggggatacaagtacAACAGTTTTTGTAAAGACTTTGAGGTGGGgaagagagggggggaagggaagaagagaagggggaggaggggagggaggaggaggaacgggagaaggggaaaggtaaaagggaaggaggagtggGTAGGGGGGAGAGATCTCCTTGGCATAACTAcacaatgaataaatacaaatatatacaaagcaatttgGGAGGGAGAACATTATTAGCAGTTAGGAAGAGCAGCaaatatttcattcaaaaaattGTGCTTTAGCTATGTCTTACAAAGTAAGTGAGAAACTCTGaggtggaagaaaggagggaatgcATTGTAGGCATGTAGGATAAAGTTATAGAAATGAAAGATGAAGTGTTATGTGTGAGAAACTGGGAAGAGACCATTTTGGCTGGATCAGAGGGTGGCAAGAAGAGtagtcaataaccatttattaagcacatattatttgccaggcactatgctaagtgctagggatacaaatatgaaaaaggcagaccctgcccttaaggagcttaaagTTTAATGGAGCAACACAACCTAGAAAAGAGTGTAAAAAGTAAGGGAGTGTAGGAAAAGTAGCTAGCATAAGGGGGATGACGGAGAAACCAAGTAAGTCCAAAATGACTGTTGGAGTAAGATGAGATGTcagttctcttctcttcccttaaaTGGAGGAGTTTATGACTTTGTTCTCCAATCAAAGAGCAGGTGGTACTGAAGAGAGAAGTAATGTTTTTCccataatggaaagagtactgcCTCTGGAGTCAAAGGAACtgaatccaaattttctttctaatactTCCTGCATATTttgaaatcatataataattGCTTGACAGACAATTATAGAGATAACACTTATCCTCTCATTACTATCAAATAACATTTTCTGGGACTGgttttttgtaaaatagagaaatagaatacAGAAGAAGAGATTTTGTTTTTCGTCTTGTGCCCAACTTTCATCGGTGGAGTAAAGAATTCCATTCAAACTTCCCTGCACCTGCTAAGACTTTGGTGGGAATGATTGGAGTTGTCAGGATCCAGAGGAACTATCCTAAATTGAGAGTGATTGTTAGTGAAACAATGCAAGTACCACCAGAAcatcttcttttcctcctatcTCTGTTCCAAGCAAAGTGACAAATTTCCCTGCAAGACTCATCATgcattctgtctttttctttcttctgagagTGAAGAACTCAAGTTGGGAGAAGCTGATTCTGTCCCAGCAGCCAGCAGTGAGAGTCAACAACATTCTTTCTGTtcaataaaatgttctctttccccctcccatctttttttcattgttctaactttctttctttcattgctaacattttattactcttcatataaaagaaaatccAACAGTCACCAAATCTTTGTCTTATATGATTAATGCTAACATATGTAGAAATCAGTAGAGAAGTTTGGCTCTCAGTAGAAAGATGGAAGATAAATCCCCccccccctgccttttttttagCATGACTTAGATTTGAAAGGTAGAAGGAAAATTAGAATCTATTTCGAGTCTAACCATAGTGAGGCATATTAATATCACACTTTTAGCAGGTGTTCAGCTCCCAGTGGCAGCACCAATCTCTTGCTTGATGTGATATCCTTGTGATATCCCCAGAACTGGGGCCTCTTGATGGGAGGGTGATCAATAACTCCCTGAACTGTAGGAGTGTGTGTGGTGGTCTATAGGAACCACATAatctccttttattccttttaaattgaGACTACTGCCTTTAAAATAGTACATGTAGGACCATACCCTTTAAAACATAACAAACAAAAACTACCTGAATACTAGGATTAAACAAAATGTTTCCATTGTATTTATTACTAATGTGAAAAgatgaaaactaaaagaaagaaaataatcaaattatcataattttagtttctttttcaccGCATTTTGtaaagcagctaggtgacactgactagctatgagaccctgggcaagtcatttaacattgtttctctttcctcatctgtaaaatgagctgaaaaagcaAATGTATCTACTCTtaaaaaatctttgccaagaaaacttcaattgGGTTCCCAAAGAATTGGACAACACTAGACAACAAATGAAATTTACAGGGTAGCAAGGGGTGGAAAGTTCATATAGAACTGAACAATTGatgatttcttttgaataatcAGAAAAGATGTTATAATATTCAGAAGATGTTTGATTTTAGGTTTCACTTCTTGATGAGAGTATAttgatggggaaagggaagggaagctgGTCATATGCCTTCCCACGAATTTTCCAAGGGACCTTTGAAATTCTATGAAGTACGGCTTTAGTTGACATTAAGtgtgaaagaatttggaaattttgAGACTTTTGAATCAGTGTGATTttgatcataaaataataatcattcacATTTTTACAACACTTTGAAGCTGATAGTGTGTTATTTAACAGAAAGTGACTTTTATCTCTAGTCcatttactttgttaaaattgAAGTTATTCTTTGATAATGTAACTTGATTTCTCTTTTCACCATTGCATTTAGGCAAGAATAAATATTGCTTAttgaataaaaagtaataaaacaatACTTTGAAATCCTGTTTCTGCAAAGCTTCCATAAATATCACTAGTTCATATACATTGTCACTactataaatgtatgtatttatcaAATTGTCTTATTTCTCCAAGAGAACAGTAACAAAATAAGAACAATCACGACTCTAGGGAATATTACCTTTTAGGAATTCAGTTTTAAATAACAAGTCTGTAGCATCCCCCTTTGAGATAGGGAAAAATCCTGAATTCTGactgatttaaatataaagaatattatagtTAGATGTTTtggtaaaaaataatttgtgCTTGTCTTGGAAGAAAATCCTATTAACAACCAAATGAAATCTGTAGGCAGTCTTTTCTTTATTGAAACACTGTATGGATTTTTGTAATATATATGAGCCCcatagacttattttttttttatggattgTAGGATCATAGACTTATTTCAGGAGGGGATCTTATATACCAACTAGCTCAGTGCAGGGTCTTCAGTAGGCTTGTTAATTGGTAAATAActatattctttctactataccacacaCACTGCCTCTTATCTTCtcatacttttgttctctttttcttttctctctcttctttcttaaaTCTGAGTAGCAACTACTGTGATAGCTATTATCGAAAGCTGTTGattctttttagtctttttccattttctgcaaGAGATGGCCAGGAAATAGTTTGTATTCATCAATTACATACTCCCTTCATCTGCCAAACATTACAGTAGTTTGATGGCATAATGATTGCAACCAGAGGGGGGAAATAACCAgaaccacacacaaaaaaagtgcCCTAGAGAGGTACTCTTATTTCCTGTTTAAGTTCCTTTCAAAAGACTTGAAAGGAAATAAGTATCAAAGTGTAATTCTAAATTTTTGCTTATTACTGTGATTTTACTTTTTACTGTGTGAAAGTTACATAGAGCCAAGAATTTAGCAGTTAATTAGTGAAAACAGCCGAGTTAACTTTGAAGCAGGTGTATTTAGTGTTTGTCAAGTATTGGTTGTAGTATTTATTTAGAAAGGTAGGAGGGTTTGGTCAAAGAAGCAACTTCTATACTTGGcttttttactattattaaaaGCAGAACTTCAATATCAATGGCTAGGCATTTGAATTCGCTGGATTTTGATTTAACCCAACAAAGCGATTATTTTTGGTACTGGCAAAGGTGagattccttttcttcccctcctattCTTTActtataaagagaagaaaaagatgctAGTGATTTAAATCTTATGTGATTTCTAAACCAAAAATGTCTCTTGAAacaaatgaaacttaaattatcTTAGACTAATAactgttaaaattaaaaatataactttttggCTATGGTGGTGGCACCAGTGCTGTTATTTGCAACTTATTCTAGGGGTTTGAAATTGAAGCTGGAAAGGGACATTGGATATCATTTAGTCtgacttcttattttacagatgaggaaattgagttccaATCAGGATAGTAAcatgtccatggtcacacagatagcagAGTTGGGATACAAACTAAGGCCTTATGGACCCTGCTCCCCCCCTTCCTCTGAAGCCAGAAGTCATTCTATTATGCCATTTTGCCTTTTCTCATGGTTTTGTTCTCTATTAGGATGAAGGCTGAGTTACAACTTGACCACTGTGGTACCTATTACCAGCAGCATCAAACTTGCTATTTGCAGTCAGGTTTTGAACCATATTTTGAATATAACTATAACTGTATATTTTATGAGAATGTTCAGAATGTCTCCTCTACAAAAGAGAATGCTAAAGATCTAGCTGAAATTCCAACTGTGTCAGAGGTAATTAttgatttaaataaattcattgtattttatatttccttgacttatatacttatttactttattccaCAAATACAAACGTTCACACTcctttatatttctctattttaaaacaaGACAATGAAGTTAATTATATAAAGCTTTTCATTGATAAATGAGTTGAAAAATGCAATTACCTTTattcaaaagataatttttatagtaAATCCCTACAGCTCTTGAACAATTAAGTATTTCAGGCTTAAGCCACCTAGAATGTTTTGTTATCATGGTATTTGAAAAGGTCATTCTACCTTTCACAGTGTTATGTAACTagacacactttttaaaaattccaatctATTTgtaagaaaaatgtatttaaggttatgtgactttttaaaataaaaaatagatgtaagaattttttaaatgggctAGACTTTAACAATCATAACTAGTCCTTCTTGGACagatagggaaaaaaagttgGTATTTGGTCAGGgatttttcttctcactttcttgGTTATAATTTACATGTTGTAATTTTTCACAGGTTCACACTTCAAAACTCCTCTCTCCTTTAAATATTCCAATTTTCTAAAGAATTGAATGATTATTAAGTAATTAGCAGTAgcctttcttttaagattttgatGTTTAATTTTAGGCTTGGTCTACAAATAACGAGGAGGAGCAAACTGAAGGTAATGGCAATACTAATTGATATGCTGCTTTGAttgaaaatgtttattataatgATCCTTGTAGTGTTAGATACCAGCTAGAAACAAAACTCTTCATCAGTTGGTAGGCTATTTAGTTTTGTGTAATCCACAAGGAAATTTACTATGTGTTGGCTGGATAGGATCTGGTGAAGTTGTAAAGTTATTGTTATGGAACCAGAATTTAGTATTTAACATAAgactacatataaaaataataccagattactaataatatttaaaataattacttggATTTGAGTTTTGGCTCTATCATAAAAGTGGTTGTGTGATTTTAGTCAAGTCTATGCTATAATTAATTCAACCCCAAAATGGTGGGGTCAGATTAGATGCTTTCTTAGATCCCTCCCAACCCTACTGGTATGTGGTGCTAAATTTTTTGGGAGGAGgagtttcctttttcttgttcacCCTACCAATTCAGAATGTGTCAATGAGTGCCCTGTTCCTGTATGACTTGGcaaagatagcttttttttttccagtgagaaCTTACTGCTATTTTAAAGTGTGTGGGGAGTGGGAATTTAGGTGGGAACAAGGATGAGATGAAGGGAAAACAagttcctcttttatttttctaatgaaggTCTGTGTTGGGGTAGGGGAAGCAAACATAGGAGATTTTAAAACCTTTTCTACTGAAATGTGTATATGATTCTTGATAGCCAGTAACAAATTAAAATACTGAGCCTTACATCCTGGTTTAAAGAAATAACCAATCATTTCAGAAGTTCATTCTTTAACTAATATTTAAACATGAAGGTGGAAATTTAATATctgaaaataaagtattaaagtGGTCCATTTCTTAAAGTTTTGGACAAAAGAGAGGGAGCATTTGTTGTAAACTTAAATGATAGCTTTTATTAAAGTGAGGTTTCTCCAAAAtggaacaattttatttttaaaaggtattttaaatttcaatttttctattatttgaccatatttcacattttaaaagtcTGTTTTTAAAGACTACAAAAtgctcatttaaaattatttggggaCAGTCATTGAAAATACCAGCTGTTTAATTGTTTGCTGAAACCAGCCAACCTTCATGCATCGTTGACTTTTACAGATCCACAGATTCCCTTGGATATTGAGAACCTGAACAAGGAGTTTATGGTGGGAAGTGAAGAGCTATATGACTCTCTAATGAATTGTCACTGGCAGCCTCTGGATACTATTGCTTCTAGAATCCCAAATAACATCCAGGAGTAACTCTGTAAATACCCAGCAATTCCCATCAAAATGCTATGTTGGTACGTTTGGGGATGGGTCAGaagtcttattttgttttgtttcggaGGCATTTATTGGAATATAATTGTTGGAAGTATTGGAACATAGTGAGAATGAATAATTACttccataaaaataaagatacttAACCAGTAAATGTATTTTACTCTTTATTTAGGATGCAGGGTAATTTACCTTGGTGGTATTTGAAAATTGTGCTTTCCATATAaatcctatatcagattgtttgccctcttggggaagaaaggaaggagaaacttggaacttaaaatattttttaaaatgaatgttgaaacttacatttaaaaaagagagagacctCTTCATGAAAGCAAAAATATAACTTTATCTCTTAAAGACTAATCATTTCTGTGTAGAAATGGACAgtatatcatccccattttgagGTAACATTTAGCAGAATTCTTTATTGTGACCTATGGTACATGTAGTGGAGACTTTAAGCTTTTAAATATAACTTAAGCTTAAAACAGCTGTCTATGTGGCATAGAAAGTGGttggggtttttgtttatttgagggttttttttccctatgaatCCTGGAATTTATAAAAGGTAATAAAGGATATCTAGTTTCTCCTCCTCCACTTGCATCCCACATTGTACATGCTGTCCCTACAACTATGACTCATGTGGAACATAAAATGATTAACAAAACTGAATTAGTGGCCTAAGTGTATTTCTATAATTTTACTGTAGGAAGTAGACTGAAGTGACTAATTATTGTAAGGCTACTTTCTGCTAGCCTTTGGATTAATTGTTCTCAAGTTTTAGAtggtgcatttattaagcactcaatATATATCAAGCACTATCTTTTAACtgcatgtatataaacacatataattagaaaaaatattatttatatttttcaaaagaagaaataaaagtgctcttttcttttttacccttCTCTCTATGAAAGCCAGAATACAACTTTACCCTTTAAAAAGACTAATTGGTTTCAATTGAGGCCAGGCAAACCATCTTAGGATGCCTGAGAGAGATTAGTTGCACTACCACCTTGACTACCATCCCCCTCTCAGATCTTGGTAGAAACAGTTCAGGACCCTTcactaaagaaatttttaaataatggtgCTTCCAGTTCAGGTTTCTCAGTTATTACTCTGGGAAGCAACCCTATTTAGAGATTCAGGATGGCAGCTGCTCTAGCAGGTACTACAGCCATATCTATTAAAACCTAGAAAATGGGACTTTTTTGTCCTCAAAGTCCTTGGAACTGTTCAGTGATTCAGCATTAGTAACTGACATGATTTTATCATtggaaagatattaaagaagaggtATTGTTATCTGCTGTTGCGCTCCAAGGGCCATGAGACCTTTCTTTACATCTTAAAGCTTGAAATCTTCCATGTatgttattttcccccattaaaatatgagctgcttaggatgatttcagaaaggtctagagaaacttacatgaactgaagctgagtgaagtgagtagtaccaagagaacattgtgcacagcaacatgATTATGTAATGATCATTTTTGTTGGATGCAGTTCTTTccaacaataaagtgattcaggccaattccaatagatgtgatggagagaaccatctgcatccagaaagaggactcaCTGAGAATTCTTaagcagaaagaaatatatattgtcTCATCAAAAATTTTCAATGAAGAGAAACCAAATGCTGAGACCAGCTCAAGGGCCTCACTGTGGAGAAAGTATGACATGGGACAGGCAGGTGCTTCAGCAAAGAAGTCCATTTATTGATCTGAGAGCCAGagtttatatattctttaagCTAATGTAGCTATAGTGTCAGATGTTTCTAAGTTGTGTAGTTTGCAATATAGATGGACATtaacattaaaaagaaactagTAGTACCAACACTACTATGGTTGTGTTTATGGCAACATAATCACAAATTATCTAGTTTGTGATGCTTGGTTCCTGATAGAGATATTCCTCACCAAGgctatctcttatttattttagaCATGCCTTCTTGATGCCTATATATTCACATGGATGACTTCCAGTTGATTATATTCTTGTGTTAGCAGTACTTCTTGGTACCTAACAGGTCAGCACATCCTATTCTCAACCTTAGTCATGAAGGAATGGTGAATCTGCTTGCAAAGCAATCCATAGCTTCATAGAAAGTATGCTAACCCCTGCAT
This genomic window contains:
- the C1H6orf52 gene encoding putative uncharacterized protein C6orf52 homolog isoform X1, whose translation is MARHLNSLDFDLTQQSDYFWYWQRMKAELQLDHCGTYYQQHQTCYLQSGFEPYFEYNYNCIFYENVQNVSSTKENAKDLAEIPTVSEAWSTNNEEEQTEDPQIPLDIENLNKEFMVGSEELYDSLMNCHWQPLDTIASRIPNNIQE
- the C1H6orf52 gene encoding putative uncharacterized protein C6orf52 homolog isoform X2, with the protein product MPMKAELQLDHCGTYYQQHQTCYLQSGFEPYFEYNYNCIFYENVQNVSSTKENAKDLAEIPTVSEAWSTNNEEEQTEDPQIPLDIENLNKEFMVGSEELYDSLMNCHWQPLDTIASRIPNNIQE